In the Maribacter sp. MJ134 genome, one interval contains:
- a CDS encoding LolA family protein — translation MKKFLFLTVVFLTAGFAQAQDAAKAKALLDDVYTKVKGYDNVYVDFKFALDNAEAGIKQETRGDVTLSGEKYLFNYLGSQQLYDGKKVYTIVPENEEVTIEDQSDEEDAITPSKMLTFYKEGHNYAWDILQNVQGRKIQYVKLTPIDSNSEIKSRLLGIDVNTKHIYKLIETGNNGTKTTITVNSFKTNQPVSETLFTFDEKKYTDAGYYIIKN, via the coding sequence ATGAAGAAGTTCCTATTTTTAACAGTAGTCTTTTTAACCGCAGGATTTGCACAAGCGCAAGATGCGGCCAAGGCAAAAGCGTTATTGGACGATGTATACACTAAAGTAAAAGGGTATGATAATGTTTACGTAGATTTTAAATTTGCGTTGGATAATGCCGAAGCGGGTATTAAACAAGAAACAAGAGGAGACGTTACACTATCTGGAGAAAAGTATCTTTTCAATTATTTGGGTTCCCAACAATTATACGATGGCAAAAAGGTGTACACTATAGTTCCTGAGAATGAAGAAGTGACCATTGAAGACCAGTCTGATGAGGAAGATGCCATAACGCCTTCCAAAATGCTTACATTTTACAAAGAAGGACATAATTATGCTTGGGATATCTTACAGAACGTTCAAGGTAGAAAAATACAATACGTAAAATTGACACCAATTGATTCCAATTCTGAAATAAAAAGTAGGCTACTAGGTATTGATGTCAACACAAAGCATATCTACAAACTCATTGAAACAGGAAACAATGGGACCAAGACCACCATTACCGTTAATTCTTTCAAAACAAATCAGCCTGTTTCAGAGACCTTATTTACCTTTG
- the nhaC gene encoding Na+/H+ antiporter NhaC, which produces MANQKSNKHRQDEHIVENRELNIYEALIPVIALVGMLAYNVYVFGDDALSGSNQFILLLGGAVAAIVGFMNKVSYKQMLAEVAENVKSTTGALLILLMVGALAGTWLISGIIPAMIYYGLQILNPTIFLPACVIICAIISIATGSSWTTAATVGIALIGIGDALGISLGMTAGAVLSGAYFGDKLSPLSDTTNLAPAMAGGELFSHIKYMTITTVPTIVVTLVVFIIIGLNIDTSGTADIDGILTSIDATFNISGWLFLVPVAVIFLIVKKTPPLAALLIGTLLGAVFALFFQPDIVAGITNVKELTFESGYKGILKSITVQTAIPTDNEALNDLFSAKGMAGMLGTIWLIVCAMVFGGIMDGIGALARISSALLSLAKTTFGLFASTVASCLALNVTASDQYLAIVVPGKMFSKAYADRGLAPENLSRTLEDSGTVTSVLVPWNTCGAYHSGVLGVSVMEYFVYAIFNWLSPIMTLIFAGLGIKIKQLVDKKEGE; this is translated from the coding sequence ATGGCAAACCAAAAATCCAACAAACATAGACAGGACGAGCATATTGTTGAAAATAGAGAATTAAACATCTATGAGGCTTTAATTCCTGTAATTGCTTTGGTGGGAATGCTCGCTTATAATGTGTATGTATTTGGAGATGATGCCTTAAGTGGCTCAAATCAATTTATTCTTTTATTAGGAGGAGCAGTAGCGGCGATAGTGGGTTTCATGAACAAAGTCTCCTACAAACAAATGCTTGCGGAAGTTGCCGAAAACGTAAAATCTACCACAGGTGCCTTACTTATACTATTAATGGTCGGTGCCTTAGCGGGTACATGGCTTATTAGCGGTATTATTCCCGCGATGATCTATTACGGGCTACAGATATTAAATCCCACTATTTTCTTGCCAGCTTGTGTAATCATTTGTGCAATTATTTCCATTGCTACCGGGAGCAGCTGGACAACCGCCGCAACCGTTGGTATAGCCTTAATAGGAATTGGGGATGCTTTGGGCATATCCTTAGGGATGACAGCTGGTGCCGTACTTTCCGGAGCCTATTTTGGAGATAAATTGTCACCCTTAAGCGATACGACGAACCTAGCACCTGCTATGGCCGGGGGAGAATTGTTCAGTCACATTAAATATATGACGATTACCACCGTTCCCACAATAGTGGTGACATTAGTGGTCTTTATCATTATCGGTTTAAATATTGATACCTCAGGAACAGCGGATATAGATGGTATTCTCACATCCATTGACGCCACCTTTAACATAAGCGGATGGCTATTTTTAGTACCCGTGGCGGTCATTTTCCTTATAGTAAAGAAAACACCACCCTTGGCCGCTTTACTTATAGGCACATTACTCGGAGCCGTATTTGCACTCTTCTTTCAACCCGATATTGTAGCTGGCATCACCAATGTCAAAGAACTAACCTTTGAATCCGGCTACAAGGGTATTTTAAAATCGATTACCGTACAAACAGCGATACCTACCGATAATGAAGCCTTGAACGACTTATTTTCGGCAAAGGGCATGGCAGGAATGCTAGGTACTATTTGGCTTATAGTTTGCGCCATGGTGTTTGGGGGCATCATGGATGGTATCGGTGCCTTAGCCAGAATTAGTAGTGCCTTATTAAGTTTAGCAAAAACCACCTTTGGTCTTTTCGCCAGTACAGTGGCCAGTTGTTTGGCTTTGAACGTTACTGCCTCAGACCAATATCTTGCCATTGTAGTTCCAGGAAAAATGTTCTCCAAGGCCTATGCAGATAGAGGACTGGCGCCAGAAAATCTCAGTAGGACCTTAGAGGACTCCGGTACCGTAACCTCCGTGCTAGTTCCTTGGAACACTTGCGGAGCTTACCATAGTGGCGTATTGGGCGTAAGTGTAATGGAATATTTTGTTTATGCTATATTCAATTGGTTAAGCCCTATCATGACTTTGATTTTTGCAGGACTGGGAATTAAGATAAAACAATTAGTCGATAAAAAAGAAGGCGAATAG
- the tpx gene encoding thiol peroxidase — translation MASVTLKGNTINTLGTLPSTGSKAPEFQLTKNDLSTVKLSDYQGSRVVLNIFPSVDTGTCAQSVRQFNQEAAELDNTIVLCVSKDLPFAQARFCGAEGIDNVEMLSDFRDGNFGKAYNLEFTDGPLAPLHSRAVVVVDENGKVIHTEQVPEIVDEPNYKAALEALMN, via the coding sequence ATGGCTTCTGTAACCCTAAAGGGAAATACAATAAATACCTTAGGAACTTTACCTTCAACTGGAAGTAAAGCACCCGAGTTTCAACTTACAAAAAACGATTTATCCACCGTTAAACTATCCGATTATCAAGGTAGTAGAGTGGTACTTAATATCTTCCCGAGCGTAGATACTGGCACTTGTGCACAGTCCGTTAGACAGTTTAACCAAGAGGCTGCGGAATTAGACAATACCATTGTCCTTTGCGTATCCAAAGACTTACCCTTTGCCCAAGCCCGTTTTTGTGGTGCGGAAGGGATTGATAACGTAGAAATGTTATCGGACTTTAGAGATGGTAATTTTGGTAAAGCGTATAATTTAGAATTCACGGATGGTCCATTGGCACCCTTACATTCTAGAGCTGTTGTGGTGGTTGATGAAAACGGCAAAGTGATTCATACCGAACAAGTTCCCGAGATAGTGGACGAACCAAACTACAAGGCTGCTCTAGAAGCACTTATGAATTAA
- a CDS encoding aminotransferase class I/II-fold pyridoxal phosphate-dependent enzyme yields MSKKAANDLQDLQYFGEYGGVNPSVSDSSTYTFLSAKTMFDTFEGNTEGCYLYSRHSSPSNLYLGEALAALEGTETANVTASGMGAITAVIMELCNAGDHIVSSRTIYGGTYAFMKNFLKKFNISTSFLDITDLDAVAKSITPKTKMIYCESVSNPLLEVADIAALSKIAKAHNIPLVVDNTFSPLTISPAKLGADVVIHSLTKFINGTSDCVAGVVCGTKEFCLRLKDVNSGAGMLLGSTLDSLRGASILKNMRTLHIRMKKHSENAQFLAERFEQDGLRVVYPGLKSHQGHLTLKGQMNPQYGYGGLMTIDVGTLEKANALMEMMQDRKLGYLAVSLGFYKTLFSAPGTSTSSEIPMEEQLAMGLGDGLIRFSVGLDDDIQRTYDLMKACMEHLEILKSDTMKV; encoded by the coding sequence ATGAGTAAGAAAGCAGCCAACGATTTACAGGATTTACAATATTTTGGAGAGTACGGCGGTGTTAATCCCTCCGTTTCCGATTCTTCAACCTATACCTTCTTATCTGCTAAAACGATGTTCGATACGTTCGAAGGTAATACGGAGGGCTGTTATTTGTACAGCAGACACTCCTCCCCTTCCAACCTTTACCTGGGCGAAGCCTTGGCAGCTTTGGAAGGTACCGAGACGGCAAATGTCACCGCCAGTGGAATGGGTGCAATTACGGCTGTTATCATGGAGCTGTGTAATGCTGGGGACCACATTGTCAGTAGCCGAACCATCTACGGGGGAACCTATGCTTTCATGAAAAATTTTCTGAAGAAATTCAACATCAGCACCTCCTTTCTGGACATCACGGACTTAGATGCGGTAGCCAAAAGCATAACCCCGAAAACAAAAATGATTTACTGTGAAAGCGTAAGCAATCCGCTATTGGAAGTTGCCGATATTGCGGCACTATCCAAAATAGCCAAAGCGCATAATATACCTTTAGTGGTGGACAATACCTTTTCTCCTTTAACGATTAGTCCTGCTAAACTCGGTGCCGATGTTGTTATTCATAGCCTAACGAAATTTATTAACGGTACTAGTGATTGTGTTGCCGGAGTAGTCTGTGGTACAAAAGAATTTTGTCTACGGTTAAAAGATGTAAACAGCGGAGCTGGTATGCTTTTGGGAAGCACGCTGGATAGTTTGCGGGGAGCATCCATACTTAAAAATATGCGCACATTGCATATACGTATGAAAAAACATAGCGAAAATGCACAGTTTTTGGCCGAAAGGTTTGAGCAGGACGGATTGCGCGTCGTATATCCAGGCTTAAAATCCCATCAGGGACATTTGACACTGAAAGGTCAAATGAATCCGCAATATGGCTATGGTGGTCTTATGACCATTGATGTAGGTACCCTTGAAAAAGCGAATGCCCTCATGGAAATGATGCAAGACAGAAAGTTAGGGTACCTCGCGGTAAGCTTAGGTTTTTACAAAACTCTGTTCAGCGCTCCCGGAACCTCTACTTCGTCCGAAATACCAATGGAGGAGCAACTAGCTATGGGCTTGGGAGATGGTCTTATTCGCTTTTCCGTTGGTCTGGATGACGATATCCAAAGAACCTATGACTTAATGAAAGCCTGTATGGAACATCTTGAGATCTTGAAATCGGATACCATGAAAGTGTAA
- a CDS encoding Lrp/AsnC family transcriptional regulator has product MKFDETDLKLMRLLQQDCKKTTKEYALSLGLSNTAVYERIKRLEKSNTINGYVALLNKELVNRSFTVFCHIKLVQHTKDNIQQFEKDVLKLTEVVECYHLSGDYDYLIKIHVKDMPAYREFMISKLTALHHIGSTQSSFSISEVKHTTAVPIL; this is encoded by the coding sequence ATGAAATTCGACGAAACCGACCTTAAACTAATGAGGTTGTTGCAACAGGATTGCAAGAAAACAACGAAAGAATATGCCCTAAGCTTAGGTCTCTCCAACACCGCAGTATACGAGCGAATCAAAAGGCTAGAGAAGTCCAATACCATAAACGGGTATGTGGCATTGTTGAACAAGGAACTGGTGAATCGTAGTTTTACGGTATTCTGTCACATTAAACTCGTGCAGCATACAAAGGACAATATTCAGCAATTCGAAAAGGATGTGCTAAAATTGACCGAAGTGGTGGAATGCTATCATTTAAGCGGGGACTATGATTATCTTATAAAGATACACGTAAAGGACATGCCTGCCTATAGGGAGTTTATGATTTCCAAACTAACCGCTTTACATCATATCGGAAGCACACAAAGTTCATTTTCCATCAGCGAGGTGAAACACACCACAGCGGTTCCCATACTTTAA
- a CDS encoding FtsK/SpoIIIE family DNA translocase, with the protein MAKKATKTKPKSKPVKKKVSIGLSKQNKIILGSLLVLFSIALFFSFVSFYFTWQDDQSLLTEFKDRNEEAKNLLNKFGASVSHFFVYKGFGIASLIIPFLLCLSGIYLFLGLDRKGMLKKWIWGLIFLIWISIAFGFFALESPLLGGLVGYEMNDFLQDYTGKIGVLLLLVFGLIFIMVRLFKVTPEGIGQFFRSKKQALRSEFKAAKEKSIEQRTEFSKEEEEVPVVIDTYTHKKDIPPIVKEVAEKELEVTVPQEEEEELAMKVEQVVEEPEELDLLANKLVDDFGEFDPTLELGNYKFPTIELLDQHGVTGGITINQEELEENKNKIVDTLKNYKIGIAQIKATIGPTVTLYEIVPDAGVRISKIKNLEDDIALSLAALGIRIIAPIPGKGTIGIEVPNKNATIVSMRSAIASSKFQKAEMELPIAFGKTISNETFVVDLAKMPHLLMAGATGQGKSVGLNAVLTSLLYKKHPAEVKFILVDPKKVELTLYNKIERHFLAKLPDSEEAIITDNTKVINTLNSLCIEMDNRYELLKKAMVRNLKEYNTKFKARKLNPNDGHKFLPYIVLVIDEFADLIMTAGKEVETPVARLAQLARAIGIHLIIATQRPSVNVITGLIKANFPARIAFRVTSKIDSRTILDAQGADQLIGRGDMLYTQGNDVTRIQCAFVDTPEVAKITEYIGSQRAYPEAHELPEYVGEESGTSVDIDIADRDKMFREAAEVIVIAQQGSASLIQRKLKLGYNRAGRIIDQLEAAGIVGQFEGSKARQVLIPDMIALEQFFENESN; encoded by the coding sequence ATGGCAAAAAAGGCTACTAAAACTAAGCCAAAATCAAAACCGGTAAAAAAGAAAGTTTCCATTGGATTATCAAAGCAGAATAAGATAATTCTCGGGAGCCTTTTGGTGCTTTTCAGTATTGCGCTATTTTTCTCTTTTGTTTCCTTTTATTTTACGTGGCAGGATGATCAAAGCCTACTTACGGAGTTTAAAGATCGTAATGAGGAGGCCAAAAATCTTTTGAATAAATTCGGTGCTAGCGTCAGTCACTTTTTCGTGTACAAAGGTTTTGGGATTGCTTCCCTAATAATCCCATTTTTATTGTGTTTGTCCGGTATTTATTTGTTTTTGGGCCTTGACCGAAAAGGAATGCTGAAGAAATGGATATGGGGATTAATTTTCTTGATATGGATTTCGATAGCATTCGGTTTTTTTGCCTTGGAAAGTCCACTTTTAGGGGGACTAGTGGGTTATGAAATGAATGATTTTCTTCAAGATTACACCGGTAAGATAGGTGTGTTATTGCTACTTGTTTTTGGTTTGATTTTCATCATGGTACGCTTGTTCAAGGTGACTCCAGAAGGTATTGGGCAATTTTTCAGGTCTAAGAAACAAGCGCTACGTTCCGAGTTTAAAGCGGCAAAGGAAAAATCAATTGAACAGCGGACGGAATTTTCGAAAGAGGAAGAAGAGGTACCGGTGGTTATTGATACCTACACCCATAAGAAGGATATCCCACCAATAGTAAAAGAAGTAGCTGAAAAAGAATTGGAAGTTACCGTGCCACAGGAGGAAGAGGAAGAACTCGCAATGAAGGTGGAACAAGTTGTGGAAGAGCCGGAAGAACTGGATTTACTGGCCAATAAATTGGTCGATGACTTTGGAGAATTTGATCCTACCTTGGAGCTAGGCAATTATAAGTTCCCAACTATTGAACTCTTGGACCAGCATGGTGTTACAGGTGGCATTACCATAAACCAAGAAGAATTAGAGGAAAATAAAAATAAGATTGTAGACACCCTTAAAAACTACAAAATCGGGATTGCGCAGATAAAAGCGACTATTGGCCCTACGGTTACGCTCTATGAAATAGTACCTGATGCCGGTGTTCGTATTTCTAAAATTAAAAATCTTGAAGACGATATCGCCTTATCTTTAGCTGCACTTGGCATACGAATTATTGCCCCCATTCCCGGTAAAGGCACCATTGGTATTGAAGTCCCCAATAAGAACGCAACCATAGTTTCTATGCGTTCGGCAATCGCTTCCAGTAAATTCCAGAAGGCGGAAATGGAACTACCCATTGCATTCGGTAAGACCATCAGTAATGAGACTTTTGTTGTAGACCTTGCCAAAATGCCACACTTATTAATGGCCGGTGCAACAGGGCAAGGTAAATCGGTAGGTCTCAATGCAGTCCTCACCTCTTTACTCTACAAGAAGCACCCCGCGGAGGTGAAGTTTATTTTGGTAGATCCTAAAAAAGTAGAATTAACCCTCTACAATAAAATAGAACGTCATTTCTTAGCCAAGCTACCAGATTCGGAAGAGGCCATTATAACGGACAACACTAAGGTTATTAACACATTAAATTCCCTTTGTATTGAAATGGACAATAGGTATGAACTATTGAAAAAGGCCATGGTTCGAAACCTAAAGGAGTACAATACCAAGTTCAAAGCAAGAAAACTCAACCCGAACGATGGACATAAGTTTCTGCCTTACATAGTACTGGTAATCGATGAGTTTGCCGATTTGATCATGACCGCAGGGAAAGAGGTGGAAACCCCGGTGGCCAGACTAGCACAATTGGCAAGGGCCATAGGCATACACTTGATAATAGCCACCCAAAGACCTTCTGTAAACGTAATTACAGGGCTTATTAAAGCCAATTTCCCTGCGCGTATTGCATTCAGGGTAACATCAAAAATAGATTCCCGCACTATTCTAGATGCACAGGGCGCAGACCAACTTATAGGTCGTGGAGATATGCTGTACACCCAAGGCAATGATGTAACCCGTATTCAATGTGCCTTTGTAGATACGCCGGAAGTCGCAAAAATCACCGAATATATAGGCAGCCAAAGGGCCTATCCAGAGGCCCACGAACTCCCCGAATATGTGGGTGAAGAATCTGGCACGAGTGTTGATATTGATATCGCGGATAGGGATAAAATGTTTCGAGAAGCTGCAGAAGTAATCGTAATTGCCCAACAAGGTTCCGCTTCTTTAATACAAAGAAAATTGAAACTTGGTTACAACAGGGCAGGTAGGATTATTGACCAACTTGAAGCGGCTGGAATCGTTGGCCAGTTTGAAGGTAGCAAGGCGAGACAAGTGCTTATCCCGGATATGATCGCATTAGAACAATTTTTTGAAAACGAAAGTAATTAA
- a CDS encoding diacylglycerol kinase family protein, with protein sequence MPKESFLVNRLKSVGFALRGALLLIRTEASIKIQIFITLVMTALGFYYEISNIEWILQIFAIAMVLGVEGMNTAVEKVADYIQPEFDPKIGFIKDISAGAVMMVSIAAAIIGCIIYIPKIF encoded by the coding sequence ATGCCCAAAGAATCTTTTTTGGTCAACCGACTAAAGAGTGTAGGCTTTGCCCTTAGGGGTGCCCTATTACTCATTAGAACGGAAGCCAGTATTAAAATACAGATATTCATCACCCTTGTGATGACCGCTCTCGGCTTCTATTATGAAATATCCAATATAGAATGGATACTTCAAATATTCGCCATTGCAATGGTCTTGGGAGTAGAAGGGATGAATACCGCCGTTGAAAAAGTGGCAGATTACATACAACCAGAGTTTGACCCTAAGATTGGTTTTATCAAGGATATTTCCGCTGGGGCCGTTATGATGGTTTCCATCGCAGCGGCTATCATCGGTTGTATCATCTATATACCGAAGATTTTTTAA